A genomic window from Schistocerca serialis cubense isolate TAMUIC-IGC-003099 chromosome 4, iqSchSeri2.2, whole genome shotgun sequence includes:
- the LOC126473681 gene encoding tubulin beta-1 chain-like: MREIVHIQAGQCGNQIGAKFWEIISDEHGIDPTGAYHGDSDLQLERINVYYNEASGGKYVPRAILVDLEPGTMDSVRSGPFGQLFRPDNFVFGQSGAGNNWAKGHYTEGAELVDSVLDVVRKEAESCDCLQGFQLTHSLGGGTGSGMGTLLISKIREEYPDRIMNTYSVVPSPKVSDTVVEPYNATLSVHQLVENTDETYVIDNEALYDICFRTLKLATPTYGDLNHLVSLTMSGVTTCLRFPGQLNSDLRKLAVNLVPFPRLHFFMPGFAPLTSRGSQQYRALTVPELTQQMFDAKNMMAACDPRHGRYLTVAAMFRGRMSMKEVDEQMLNIQNKNSSYFVEWIPNNVKTAVCDIPPRGLKMAATFVGNSTAIQELFKRISEQFTAMFRRKAFLHWYTGEGMDEMEFTEAESNMNDLISEYQQYQEATADEDAEFDEEQEGEVEEN, translated from the exons TTCTGGGAGATCATCTCAGATGAGCATGGCATTGACCCCACTGGTGCATATCACGGTGACTCAGACCTGCAGCTGGAACGTATAAATGTGTATTACAATGAAGCATCTGGTGGCAAATATGTTCCTCGTGCCATCCTTGTTGACTTGGAGCCAGGCACAATGGACTCGGTACGATCTGGGCCGTTTGGCCAGCTTTTCAGGCCAGACAATTTTGTTTTCGGACAAAGTGGAGCAGGTAACAACTGGGCAAAAGGGCACTACACAGAGGGTGCTGAACTTGTGGACTCTGTGTTGGATGTTGTCAGGAAGGAAGCAGAGAGCTGTGATTGCCTGCAGGGCTTCCAGCTGACCCATTCGTTAGGTGGTGGCACAGGATCTGGAATGGGAACTCTACTTATTTCAAAAATCCGTGAAGAATACCCAGACAGGATAATGAACACATACTCAGTCGTCCCTTCACCTAAG gtttcagacaCAGTTGTTGAGCCATATAATGCAACACTGTCAGTTCACCAGCTTGTAGAAAACACAGATGAAACCTATGTCATTGACAATGAGGCATTGTATGACATTTGCTTCCGCACCCTGAAACTTGCAACGCCAACGTATGGAGACTTGAACCACCTTGTATCTCTCACAATGTCTGGTGTAACAACTTGCCTGAGGTTCCCTGGTCAGCTGAATTCCGACCTTCGTAAACTAGCTGTCAACTTGGTACCTTTCCCTCGCCTCCACTTCTTTATGCCAGGCTTTGCTCCTCTCACTTCACGAGGATCCCAACAATACCGTGCCCTTACTGTACCTGAGCTTACCCAGCAAATGTTTGATGCCAAAAATATGATGGCTGCGTGTGATCCTCGTCATGGTCGTTACCTCACTGTGGCTGCAATGTTCCGTGGTCGCATGTCAATGAAAGAAGTAGATGAGCAGATGCTGAACATCCAGAACAAGAATAGCAGTTACTTTGTAGAATGGATCCCCAACAACGTGAAGACAGCCGTCTGTGACATTCCACCTAGAGGACTCAAAATGGCTGCCACATTTGTTGGTAATTCTACAGCAATTCAGGAGCTGTTCAAGCGTATATCGGAGCAGTTCACTGCTATGTTCCGCCGAAAGGCTTTCCTCCACTGGTACACTGGTGAGGGCATGGATGAAATGGAGTTCACGGAGGCGGAATCTAACATGAATGACCTGATCTCTGAATACCAACAGTACCAGGAGGCGACAGCTGACGAGGATGCTGAATTTGATGAGGAACAGGAAGGAGAAGTCGAAGAAAACTGA